Below is a genomic region from Nitrososphaera sp..
AAAACCGGTTTACGGAAATAATACGCGAACGTCACCCATGGTGCATCTCGCGCGAACGGGTCTGGGGCACGCCGCTTCCGGTATGGTCGTGCGGCAAGTGCGGCCACAAGAGCCCGCTTTTTTCGCGCCAGGAAATCGTCAAAAAGGCATCAGAACTTCCGGACGGGCCCGACTTTGAGCTCCACCGGCCGTGGATAGACAGGATAAAAATTCCCTGCGAAAAATGCGGTGCGCAGATGAGCCGCGAACCCTTTGTGCTTGACACATGGCACAACAGCGGGGCTGCGCCGTACTCTTCGCTCTCTGACCAAGAGTTTGCGGAACTGGTGCCTGCAGAGTTTCTCACCGAGGGCATCGACCAGACGAGGGGATGGGCGTACACGCTGCTGATGGAAAACGTAATCCTGAGAAATTCCGGCCAGGCGCCGTTTCGCTCGTTTCTCTTTCAGGGCCACGTGCTTGACGAAAAAGGCAACAAGATGAGCAAGAGCCTCGGAAACGTGCTGGACGCGCGGTCGCTTCTCATGGACAATCCCGTCGACCTTGTCCGGCTGTACTTTATGTGGAAATCCTCGCCGATAGAGTCGCTCAACTTCAGCCTCGATGAGATGAAGACACGCCCGTACCAGATCCTAAGCACGCTCCACAACCTCCACGTGTATCTTGAGCAGAACAGCGCCTTTGACGGTTTTGACCCCGCGCTTCATACCGTTCAATGGGCGCAAGAGAAAGACGCGCTGGGTGAAACGGAAAAGTGGCTGCTCTCAAAGCTTCAGGGACTTGTCGAGTCAGTCACAGTGTCCTTTGCCCGTTGCCGGTTTCACGAAGGCGCAAAGGCTATTGATGAATTCATTATCAACACGGTGAGCCAGACGTACGTCCCGCTCTCGCGAAATACAATCTGGGACGACAGCGCCGAGGGCCTCGACAGGCGCCTTGCCATCTATTCGGTAATGGCCCATGTCTTGAAAAAGATCGATATCGTGCTTCACCCACTCGCCCCTTTTACCAGCGAGTATCTTTACCTCGCAGCATCTTTCATCGGGTCGCAGGAAAAGGGCAAGAAGAAGAGCATACTGCTTGAAGACTGGCCCTTGGTGGAGCAGAAATACCAGAACCCCGAGCTGGAGCAGGCGTTTGAGACCCTGCGGGAGGCCGTATCGCTGGCAAACGCAGCCAGAAACCTTGCCGGACTCAAGAGGCGGTGGCCCGTAAGTGAAATCCTCATTTGCGGGACAGGCCTCGGGCTGCTTGAAAGACTAAGCGGAGTTTCCGAGGCTTTGAAGAACCAGCTAAATGCTGAGCAGTACAGTCTGGTGGAGATCCCGACGGCGTCGCAGCTTGAAAAGGTCGCCGGCCTACTGAACAGCAAACTGCCCGCGCAAGTCACGATATCGCTTATCCGGAAAAACGTGGCCCCAAGGGTGAAGGCGGACATTGGCAAGGTCTCAGAGGCCTTTGAGCACGCCGACAGGTCGGTTATCCTGCAGTCCCTTGCCTCTACAGGCACGTTCACGCTCGACTACGGGAACGGAGACCCGGCCTCCAAGTCAACTGAGCTTTCGGCGTCTGACCTTGACATAGCCTACAGGGCATCCGAGGGGTACGCTTCGTCAGAGCGCGGGGGACTGGTCGTGTTTGTCTCGACCAAAAGAGACCGTGAGCTGTCGGCAAAAGGGCTGCTCCGTGACCTCGCAAGGCAGATGCAGCAGCTGCGCAAGGAGCGCGGCTACAACCCCACTGAAGTTCTCGGAACAGCCTATGCCGCGGGGCTTTCAGACGACGAAATAGGCATGCTAAATCCTCTCAAAGACCAGCTAAAGTACCTCGTGCGCGTAAAGCAGGTAGTTCTGGGCGGTGATGCGGCCCAAAACGCCAGCTATAAGGAAATAGAGCTCGACGGAAAGGAATTTCGCATTTCAGTCGAGTAGTCATTTTTTACCAATTGGCGCGCAAAATTCCTGCCAAATTGTAATATGGTTCCATTTTCGCTTGACAAGACGGGGAGCATGAATCAAATCCTACACCTACTGTAAAGTAGGATTTGACATGCAAGTCAACAATTGTCGGCATACTGGTCTAAATACGCCTTTTCGCCTATGTCCGTGAAGAAACTTGTCAAACAAGCAGGTCACACTTGATAGCTGCGTGAGCAGCAGACTAAGAGACCGGCTTCGCAAGGCTTCGATAATTGCAAGCAGGACCGGCACGCCAGTCGTGCTTTACCGGAACACCATCGAGGAGGTGGACCACGCGGCGGAGGAAGAAATTGCAACAGTCAATGAGCAGTACGTCGTAGTCCAGGTGATTACCCACGGCGGATTCATCCCTCCAAATTTTCAGCAGCAGTTCGTCTTTACGCTTGACAAGTTTCCGGAGTGGATTATGAACCGCAGCAACGAGCTTGTAGCCCGGTGTCTGGAGACTCTGGACGAGCAGATAATCGATTAAATTTAAAATAGGCACTCAGGGTAGCCCTTCTGAAATGGTCAAGTTTGACGGCATCAAGGGACAGGAGCTACTCGACGTGGAGGAGCGCAAAGGCGAGCTGACCCTGATCTTCAAGGACAACCGCTATCTGTTTGTCAAAGTTCAGGACGGCAAGCTGGTATGCGACTCGGTCCCGGAGTAGGGATATCCTACTCAGGCACTGGGCTTTGGCTTGCCATTTAGGAATTTTTCATACATGGCTACAGCCATCTCTTGCGTCTCGGACTGAACAGAGCCCGGGCGCATTGACCTGAGTTTTGAAATCGCCTGCTCCGCGCCAATGCCCTCGGTCTTGACAAGGTATGCAGCAAGCACCACTCCGGTTCTTCCCTTTCCGGCAGCGCAGTGCACCATGACCGGCCTGCCCGCGCTAATCTCTGATTGGATGAAATTCACCGCGTCGTCAAGCTCGTCCAAGGTCGGCGCTCCAAAATCCTCAACGGCAAGGTGTTTGTAAGTTATGCCGTCGTTAAACCAGTCTTCGGGAAGCGGTACCTCCCTTACAGTAACAATTGCCTTCACGCCCTGACTGATAACCCAGTTGAACTCCTCGTGCGTAACAGGCAGCCCGCAGCCCGCGAGCTTTTCGTCAACCACCCAGCTGAAATTGGTGGGTCTGTCAGCCACCCTGCCATGAAACCATCTGTAAGCGTCTCCAATACGCGTCAAGTATTCTATTCTGATGTTTGGGTTATACTGTTAATTAATGATGCCTACGCGGATTTAGCAAAAGCCAGATATGCCACTCTGGCGCTATTAATGGTGTGCTTGATGCCAGGTGTCCGGAATGCGGCAAGCGCGCAAAGGTAAACGACGGGATGTCGGAAGTAAAGTGCGAATACTGCGGCTTTCAAGCAACGTACGACGAGTATATTGAAATAATGAAATCAAAGGCAGAGAGTATGGCGGATGACTTTCATCTAAGCTGGGACAAGCGGCCCTTCTAGTATTACCAGAAACTGCCCTTGTCCGAGCAGGTCAGCTCGGCGCCGCAATTCCTGCAGCGCAAATGGCATGTTTGAATCTCGGCCATCTCAAAGCCGCAACGGGGGCACTCTATTCTGCTCTTCTGTTCAGCCAATATGCGGAATATCGCGCAGGGTTGCTATTAACTGATTCTTGCGGCTGGAAATAGGAGACGCCACACGCAAAGGTTAATTAAACGTAAAAACCCGGCAGATTTTTGCTTGGCCCAATTCAAGCTGATCATATCCGATACCAAGGGAGGCAGCATAACGCAGGAACTCAAGGACAGAGCGGCGCAGCCTCTTATCGGCTCTCGAATTGGGGGAATAGTTGACGCCTCGATTATTGGCGTTGCCGGGGGCAAGCTCAAGGTCACCGGCGGTAGCGACAAATCCGGGACACCCATGCGTGCAGATGTCCACGGCGGCGTCAAAAAATACGTCCTTCTCTCAAATGGAGTTGGAAACAGGGCAACCGGTCGGGTGAGAAAACTCGTTCGGGGCAACATGGTGACTGAGGAAATTTACCAGCTCAACTGCCTGCTCGTCGAGGGCAAACTTCCAGAGAAGCCGGCCGCAGAAGCTGCTCCGGCTGCAGAAGAGGCACCAAAGGCCAAAAAGTAATTTTCCAGATCCGAAGAAATAGCGGATGAATCTCTCGGTTTTTTGAATCGCGATGATTCTCTCGTTCCTTAGATTCATATGCTTGTAAAATAGTCGATGATTTTATCGCGATGCATTGGAAGGAGACGCTGCCGGAATGGTACATCAAAGAATACGGGTTTCAGCCATGCATTAACATCGGAACCTCCGGCCATGTCGACCACGGCAAGACAACGCTCGTAGAGGCCATAACCGGGGTCTGGACGAGCGCACATAGCGAGGAATTGCGCCGAGGCATCACAATCAAGGTTGGTTATGCCGATGCTGCATTTTACAAGTGCCCGCAATGCCCCGCGCCGCTCTGCTATAGCACGCAACCCACTTGCGCCAACTGTGGCGGCAAGAGCGATCTCTTGCGCGTAGTTAGTTTTGTCGATTCCCCAGGACACGAGTCGCTTATGGCAAACATGCTGTCCGGCGCCGCCCTTATGGACGGAGCAATTCTTGTGATGGCTGCGAATGAAAAGGTCCCGCAGCCGCAGACGCGAGAGCACTTGCTGGCTCTTTCGGTGCTTGGGATAAAACAGATAGTCCTGGTTCAGAACAAGGTCGACCTGACAGAATATTCAGAAGCGATTGACAACTATAATCAGATCAAAGACTTTGTCAAAGGTAGCGTTGCAGAGAACGCGCCCGTAATCCCGATTTCTGCCCAGCACAAGCTAAACATAGACTCGCTTATCGAGGCGATAGAAACCAGTATCAAAACACCCGCGCGGGCGAAAAACGCGCAGCCAATAATGCACGTATTGCGATCGTTTGACATCAACAAGCCTGGCACGGCTGTAAAGCAGATAAAGGGCGGCATTATCGGCGGGGCCCTTGTGCAGGGAGAGTTCAAGTTAGGCGACGAGATAGAAATCCGGCCCGGGCTCCATGACGAGAAGAAGGGCAGGTTCGAGCCGGTCACGTCGCATATTGCGACGCTTGGCACAGGCGCAGGCCTTGTCGAGTCAGTAAAGCCTGGCGGCCTCGTTGCGATCGGCACAAAATTGGATCCAGCACTGACAAAGAGCGATTCGCTTATTGGCTCTGTTGTAGGCAAGCCTGGAACACTCCCGAAAGACGTCGACGATGTCACGGTAGAGATTCATCTTTTTGATACCGCGGTAGGCACACAAGAACTTGTGAGGGTCGAGCCAGTAAAGGCAAAAGAGCCGCTGCGGCTCAACATAGGGACAGCGGCTGCAGCCGGCCTTGTTACAAACGTCCGCGACGGCAAGATGGAAGTCAAGCTCAAAAAGCCTGTCTCGCTCATGCCGGAAAGCAGGGTCGCAATCAGCAGGAGAATTGCGGACCGCTGGCGTCTTATCGGGTCGGGAATCGCGGTCTAGTTTACATGGCGCCTCGACGATGATTTAATGCGGGTACTCTGCGACACTAGCTTTTTGATGGTCCTTGCAGCCAAGCCGCTAAAGCAGGTCACCAGGGTCGAGTCGCAGCTTGGCAGAATTGACATCATTGTTCCGGACATTGTCGTAGAAGAGCTGGACCGGCTCCACAAAAAGGCGGGCCCAAAGCGGTCAATGATTGCCAAGACCGCGGCGGAACTCTGCAGGGCAAGGTTCCAGATCGTTTCGCTGCCAAAGGCTGCACACGTCGACGACTCGATCATCGACTACGCCGTTTCAAATAACTGCGCCGTCGCGACGATTGATACGAACCTTCGAAGGCGTCTTATATCAAACCGTGTACTCGTGCTGACTCTGAGCAGCGACCGCCTGCTGATAGCAAACCCTCAGCAAGATGATCATCTTTAAATTTTCAGCAGACAGGTACAGTTGAGGCAGGTTTAGATGTACAAACACGGCGGAATATCATTTCAATGGACTGGCCATGATGGCTTCAAGATAATCGCAGAAGGCAAGACTGTGTATATCGACCCGTACCGGCTTGGTTCTAGACATCACAAGAAAAGCGACGCGGACCTCATACTTGTTTCCCACAATCACTTTGATCACCTGAGCGTCGAGGACCTGAAGCACGTGGTAAAGCACGACAATTCCACTGTAATTGTCAGCGCGAAAGAAGGCGTCGAGCAGCTTCAAAAGGCCAACCTTGGTGCGGAGGTTAAAGGAGTGGCCCCCGGCGACCGGCTGGAGGTGAAGGGAGTGAAGATAGAGGCAGTGCCGGCATACAACACCAACAAGAACTTTCACCCAAAGGCGGATCGTAAAGTGGGATATGTTCTGACGCTAGACGGGCTGCGGATCTATCACACCGGCGACACCGACGAGATACCTGAAATGAGTTCGGTAAAACCGGACATTGCTCTTGTTCCTGTCTCCGGCACTTATGTCATGACCGCGGAAGAAGCTGCGCGAGCAGTGAATGAAAAGATCAAGCCGGCAAAGCTGGCCATACCGATGCACTACGGAGCAATTGTTGGATCGAAAGACGATGCAGCCAAATTCAAAGATCTTGTCGAGGTGTGTTCGGTTCAGGTCCTGGACCAAGAGTGAAAGCGCGCAAGGAAAAAAATCCAGCCGGAAAATTAAACTCTTAAATACAATCGACATTTATTGTAAAAGGAAGATGGCTGCAAAAAAGAAAGCAAAATCTGCAAAGAAGGGAGCCAGTACAAAGGCAAAGAAGAAGTCCGCTTCTGCCTAAACAGGCCGGGCGCGTAACTTCAGTCAAAGCCAAGACTCCCTCCTTTGTTTCCTATTTTCCCGACCTGACCACTTCTCAGAAACTGATTGCCTGCCATTGATTTGCATTATCGGTCTATAGTAAATCGTGCCAGTACCTTAAAAAAGGGCAATTTACCCATCGTTTTTGCAATGCTGCAAGGCGGCACTACCCTGTTCCGTGCAGGGAAATTTGATTTCCAGACGCGTCACCTTTTGGTTATCGGACTTTTGGCGCTTTCTTTTACTACCGCGTTTATCATGAGGTCATATCCGGCAAAATACGGCTTTTATCTAAACGAGTTTGACCCGTACTTTGACTACCGCGCCACGCAATACATAATTGATCACGGCGTCGGCGCATACCTGACATGGCATGACGACATGTCCTGGTATCCTGAAGGCAGGGATGTGGCGGCGACATCCCAGTCGGCACTGCACATCACTACCGCTTACCTCTACAAGGCGTTTGGCGGCGGCAGCTCTCTGCTTGACTTTGTAATTATCTTCCCGGTCGTAGTAGGATCGCTTACCGTCATTGTGGTTTTCGCCCTCGTAAGGGTACTTGGCGGCACAACCGCGGGGCTGTTTTCTGCGCTCCTGTTCTCCTTCAGCCCTGCAATCATCCAGAGAGGAAACCTGGGATGGTTTAAATCCGAGCCGCTAGGCCTGTTCTTTGGACTCCTTGCGGTCTACCTGTTTATTTCCGCAATGAAGCACAAGGAAGCAAAGTACGCTATCGCCAAGGCTGTCGGCGGAGGACTGCTCCTCGGCCTTGCCAACGGCGCATGGGGAGGGATACAGTACTTCAGCATCCCCTTGGCTATCTTCTTCCTTGCGCTCCCGTTCTTTAGAAAAGACCTGAAAATCCCAATGATGGTCGCAATAGCATTCACCATCTTTGCGCTGCTGTCCGCGGCGGCTTTCCCGAGGCCCGGCATGTCCTATGTCAAAGGCCTTCCAGGCCTTGCCCTGATCGGAGGAACAATATTCCTGGTAGCCGCCTACTTTGTCCGCAGGTTCAGCAAGCCGGAGCACAACCTGAGGAACAGCTTCATTGTGCTTGGCGTGTTTATCATAGCAAGCGGCCTGCTTCTGGGAGTCGGCGCGTACGTTTCTCCTTCGCTCAGATACCTCAAGGCGGTCAACCCGTTCAACCAGGTAAACGATCAGCTAGTGGCTTCCGTGGCAGAACACTTTACCCCGACCGTAGCCGACTACTTTACAGACTACTCTATCCTCATAATGTTTGCCGGTCTCGGCGTATGGATGGCGTTTCGGCGACGCGACGACGTCAGCATATTTGCGCTCGTCCTAGGCATCACGGGAGTATATGTAAGCGCGACCTTTGCCAGACTGCTGGTATTCGCATCGATTGGAATCATTGTGCTTGCGGGGATGGGGCTGTACGAGGTTACCCGCAGCATCCTGGAGTATCGCGAGGCAACAGCCAGCGCGGCGCCGGGCAAGATAAAGAAGAAGGTCGACCAAGCTCCAAGCGCATACGGATCAGGCTTGGTGACAAAGGCGGCGTATGTCATCGTCATAATTCTCATGCTCACCATCCCTATGTTCTTCCCAGCAAACTCCAATTGGGTAAGCGCAGCCGACGTGCCTGCTGCTATTGCAAACGGCGGAACTGGCTACCGGCTCCAGACAAACGACTGGCCAGACGCAATGAACTGGCTTGCTACAAACACCGACAAGAATGCGGTCGTAGCCTCATGGTGGGACTATGGGTACTGGATAACGACGCTTGGTCACAAAAAGACGCTCGCAGATAACGCTACAATCAACTCAACCAGGATTGCACAGATCGCTCGAATGCTAGGCTCTGACGAGCAGACAGGGGTCAAACTGGCGCAGGACATGCACACCGACTATATTCTGATATACGGCGTTGCGAGGCTCCAGTTCTTTGGCAAGGCAAACCAGACTTCTGCTAACGGAACCCATAGCCAGGTCGACGTCCCGGTGTATTCGCTCGGGCAGGGCGGAGACGAGTCCAAGAAACAGTGGTTCTTTAGAATCGGTGGCCTTGACGAGAGCAAGTACATCGAGCAAGACGGTTTCACGCCGACGCCTGCATTTTGGAACAACACGCTTTTGGGCAAGATGCTGCCTTGGGATCCGTTATATTATGCGCAGGTTGGAGCTAACGGACAGATTTCCAACCTGAGTCCTCATTATTCGGCGGGTTACCAGGGTCTGTACGGCAAGCACGTAAAGTATCCTGCCGGCGGCAAGAACCAGCCCCTGGAACTCGTGTATTCTTCGCCCAGCTTCAACAATGACAAGAACGGTCTAGTATTCGGCGTATTCGTGTACAAGGTCAATCACAACTATGTTCCACACCCGCCTGTGGCACAGCAGTCAAATGGCAAAAGTACAACCGGCTCCACCAACTCTACAAGCAGTGGCAATAACAGCAACCTGATGACACCGTCGAACAAGGTTGCTGTGATAAACACCACCCAGGGCGTAATCAAGATAGAATTCTTCCCCAACGCAGCGCCTAACCACGTTAACAACTTCATGAAGCTCGCAAACAGCAGCTTCTATGACGGCACCATATTCCACAGAATAGTCCCCGGCTTTGTTATACAGGGCGGAGACCCCTACACCAAGCCAGACGGCAAGCCACGCGAGCTGTGGGGCACAGGCGGCGCAAACTCGACAGTTAACGCCGAGTTTAACTCAATCAGCCACACCAGAGGCATAGTGTCGATGGCCCGCTCTGCGGATCCAAACAGCGCCAGCTCGCAGTTCTTTATCGTGCTAAAGGACTCGACTTTCCTGGACGGCAAGTACACGGTGTTTGGCAAGGTAATTCAGGGAATGGACGTCGTTGACAAGATAGCGGCACTTCAAACAATGAACGATGCTGCCCACCAGGACCAGCCCGTCGATCCCAACGCTGCGCGTATACTGTCAGTCAAAATCGAGCCCAGCTCCTAGCCGCCGCTTTTTTTTGCGGCACAAAGTCCCGTATTGTCAACTAGCCGAGAGCTTCGACTAGCATCCTGTGCACCGCATTCGAATTGCTTGCACAGATGTCCATTTTTTCAAACACCGGATAAGCAGGCTTTATTCCATTAAGGCCGGACCAAATCCCTCCGGCCTCTTCAACAATCAGGCCAGCAGCCGCAATATCCCACATTGAAAGGTCATTGTTAATAGTCCCGTCAAGGCGGCCGGCTGCCACGTACGAGACTTCAAGGCACAGGCTGCCGAGTTTGTGGAAACGCTTTATCTTTTTCAGGACGTTCCTGTTCACCCTTTCATAAATTTCCTGCGGAAACCTGATGTGGTTCACGTTAAGGCAGAGCTCCTGCATCTCCGTCTGCTTTGAAGTGGCTATCCTCCTGCCATTAAGAAAAGCACCGCTACCGCGAATTGCTGTGAACTCCTCGCCATGGTTGGGGTCAACTATGGCTCCCGCGACGGCGTCCGGCCCTCTGCATAGCGCCACTGAAGTGCAGTAAAACGGAATCCCGTGCACATAACTTGCAGTACCGTCAAGCGGGTCTACAACAAAATACAGGCTGCTTCCAGCTGATTTTGCCGCCGCCCTGTTTAGCTGCGGATCGAGCTCTTCCGCAACGACCGGAATATCCGGAAATTGCCTGCCTAGGTACGAGACGATAATCTCCTGCGACTCCCTGTCTATCCTGGTGACAGGCGAATTGTCAGTCTTCTTGGTCACTTCAAGCGCGGTGCCAGAGTTTTCCTTTAGAAATTGAGCGGCCTGCCGCCCCGCGGCAAGCAAGTGTTTCAGTATGTCAGACTCGTCCACCCGGCAGTCTCGCGCCGGAGATAGGGAAAAGGATAAAATTCTTTTGCAAGCTCTGTCGGACACTCAGTTCTTGCCGGCTGCAAGCGCAGCATAAATGAAGGGCAAAAGAGTGCTCGCCTCGCCATGTATTGTAGTCTGCATCGCCTTTTGGGTGACCTTGCCCCATGAAATAGCCTCTGCCACCAGTGCGCCGCTCAGGC
It encodes:
- a CDS encoding dual specificity protein phosphatase 23, with translation MTRIGDAYRWFHGRVADRPTNFSWVVDEKLAGCGLPVTHEEFNWVISQGVKAIVTVREVPLPEDWFNDGITYKHLAVEDFGAPTLDELDDAVNFIQSEISAGRPVMVHCAAGKGRTGVVLAAYLVKTEGIGAEQAISKLRSMRPGSVQSETQEMAVAMYEKFLNGKPKPSA
- a CDS encoding MBL fold metallo-hydrolase translates to MYKHGGISFQWTGHDGFKIIAEGKTVYIDPYRLGSRHHKKSDADLILVSHNHFDHLSVEDLKHVVKHDNSTVIVSAKEGVEQLQKANLGAEVKGVAPGDRLEVKGVKIEAVPAYNTNKNFHPKADRKVGYVLTLDGLRIYHTGDTDEIPEMSSVKPDIALVPVSGTYVMTAEEAARAVNEKIKPAKLAIPMHYGAIVGSKDDAAKFKDLVEVCSVQVLDQE
- a CDS encoding S6e family ribosomal protein, with protein sequence MAQFKLIISDTKGGSITQELKDRAAQPLIGSRIGGIVDASIIGVAGGKLKVTGGSDKSGTPMRADVHGGVKKYVLLSNGVGNRATGRVRKLVRGNMVTEEIYQLNCLLVEGKLPEKPAAEAAPAAEEAPKAKK
- the ileS gene encoding isoleucine--tRNA ligase, producing MKFSPKFDAKAMETEVRSYLGGLELRALLENELASSKPVGFIEGPPTMNGEPHAGHLRGRIIKDLWYRFRTLQKARVVFRAGWDTQGLPVELAAEKELGLAGSKSENISRVGEEKIVETCKRLIQANNEKWVSMDRLLGMSFNYEKAYWTFRDSYIEREWKYLKSAWENGVLKEWFRVVAYCPSCQTSLSNAEVNQGYETVEDPSFYYKVRLSDEDAYLVVWTTMPFTIVTDEMVGVNPEAEYSYVRIPGLGETWIVGSDRLQELMKELRVEDYQAIRTIKGGELDGRHYVHPLLNMIPGLAELAEKGSVHFVVAEEFVDTATGSGLVHLSPANGEEDFEIATKRGAPIFVPIDDRVMFTEKAGEAFKNMFVRDADPKVVQAMKEAGASVKLGKIKHQYPTCWRSHHKVVWLARREYFYIIDNLGEKPLEAAQDVEYFFEQPKNRFTEIIRERHPWCISRERVWGTPLPVWSCGKCGHKSPLFSRQEIVKKASELPDGPDFELHRPWIDRIKIPCEKCGAQMSREPFVLDTWHNSGAAPYSSLSDQEFAELVPAEFLTEGIDQTRGWAYTLLMENVILRNSGQAPFRSFLFQGHVLDEKGNKMSKSLGNVLDARSLLMDNPVDLVRLYFMWKSSPIESLNFSLDEMKTRPYQILSTLHNLHVYLEQNSAFDGFDPALHTVQWAQEKDALGETEKWLLSKLQGLVESVTVSFARCRFHEGAKAIDEFIINTVSQTYVPLSRNTIWDDSAEGLDRRLAIYSVMAHVLKKIDIVLHPLAPFTSEYLYLAASFIGSQEKGKKKSILLEDWPLVEQKYQNPELEQAFETLREAVSLANAARNLAGLKRRWPVSEILICGTGLGLLERLSGVSEALKNQLNAEQYSLVEIPTASQLEKVAGLLNSKLPAQVTISLIRKNVAPRVKADIGKVSEAFEHADRSVILQSLASTGTFTLDYGNGDPASKSTELSASDLDIAYRASEGYASSERGGLVVFVSTKRDRELSAKGLLRDLARQMQQLRKERGYNPTEVLGTAYAAGLSDDEIGMLNPLKDQLKYLVRVKQVVLGGDAAQNASYKEIELDGKEFRISVE
- a CDS encoding PIN domain-containing protein; amino-acid sequence: MRVLCDTSFLMVLAAKPLKQVTRVESQLGRIDIIVPDIVVEELDRLHKKAGPKRSMIAKTAAELCRARFQIVSLPKAAHVDDSIIDYAVSNNCAVATIDTNLRRRLISNRVLVLTLSSDRLLIANPQQDDHL
- a CDS encoding zinc-domain-containing protein produces the protein MLDARCPECGKRAKVNDGMSEVKCEYCGFQATYDEYIEIMKSKAESMADDFHLSWDKRPF
- a CDS encoding peptidylprolyl isomerase; this translates as MLQGGTTLFRAGKFDFQTRHLLVIGLLALSFTTAFIMRSYPAKYGFYLNEFDPYFDYRATQYIIDHGVGAYLTWHDDMSWYPEGRDVAATSQSALHITTAYLYKAFGGGSSLLDFVIIFPVVVGSLTVIVVFALVRVLGGTTAGLFSALLFSFSPAIIQRGNLGWFKSEPLGLFFGLLAVYLFISAMKHKEAKYAIAKAVGGGLLLGLANGAWGGIQYFSIPLAIFFLALPFFRKDLKIPMMVAIAFTIFALLSAAAFPRPGMSYVKGLPGLALIGGTIFLVAAYFVRRFSKPEHNLRNSFIVLGVFIIASGLLLGVGAYVSPSLRYLKAVNPFNQVNDQLVASVAEHFTPTVADYFTDYSILIMFAGLGVWMAFRRRDDVSIFALVLGITGVYVSATFARLLVFASIGIIVLAGMGLYEVTRSILEYREATASAAPGKIKKKVDQAPSAYGSGLVTKAAYVIVIILMLTIPMFFPANSNWVSAADVPAAIANGGTGYRLQTNDWPDAMNWLATNTDKNAVVASWWDYGYWITTLGHKKTLADNATINSTRIAQIARMLGSDEQTGVKLAQDMHTDYILIYGVARLQFFGKANQTSANGTHSQVDVPVYSLGQGGDESKKQWFFRIGGLDESKYIEQDGFTPTPAFWNNTLLGKMLPWDPLYYAQVGANGQISNLSPHYSAGYQGLYGKHVKYPAGGKNQPLELVYSSPSFNNDKNGLVFGVFVYKVNHNYVPHPPVAQQSNGKSTTGSTNSTSSGNNSNLMTPSNKVAVINTTQGVIKIEFFPNAAPNHVNNFMKLANSSFYDGTIFHRIVPGFVIQGGDPYTKPDGKPRELWGTGGANSTVNAEFNSISHTRGIVSMARSADPNSASSQFFIVLKDSTFLDGKYTVFGKVIQGMDVVDKIAALQTMNDAAHQDQPVDPNAARILSVKIEPSS
- a CDS encoding inositol monophosphatase translates to MDESDILKHLLAAGRQAAQFLKENSGTALEVTKKTDNSPVTRIDRESQEIIVSYLGRQFPDIPVVAEELDPQLNRAAAKSAGSSLYFVVDPLDGTASYVHGIPFYCTSVALCRGPDAVAGAIVDPNHGEEFTAIRGSGAFLNGRRIATSKQTEMQELCLNVNHIRFPQEIYERVNRNVLKKIKRFHKLGSLCLEVSYVAAGRLDGTINNDLSMWDIAAAGLIVEEAGGIWSGLNGIKPAYPVFEKMDICASNSNAVHRMLVEALG
- a CDS encoding translation initiation factor IF-2 subunit gamma produces the protein MHWKETLPEWYIKEYGFQPCINIGTSGHVDHGKTTLVEAITGVWTSAHSEELRRGITIKVGYADAAFYKCPQCPAPLCYSTQPTCANCGGKSDLLRVVSFVDSPGHESLMANMLSGAALMDGAILVMAANEKVPQPQTREHLLALSVLGIKQIVLVQNKVDLTEYSEAIDNYNQIKDFVKGSVAENAPVIPISAQHKLNIDSLIEAIETSIKTPARAKNAQPIMHVLRSFDINKPGTAVKQIKGGIIGGALVQGEFKLGDEIEIRPGLHDEKKGRFEPVTSHIATLGTGAGLVESVKPGGLVAIGTKLDPALTKSDSLIGSVVGKPGTLPKDVDDVTVEIHLFDTAVGTQELVRVEPVKAKEPLRLNIGTAAAAGLVTNVRDGKMEVKLKKPVSLMPESRVAISRRIADRWRLIGSGIAV